In Risungbinella massiliensis, a single window of DNA contains:
- a CDS encoding ATP-grasp domain-containing protein, translating into MQHLLILNARRRVFFVNALKRYFLKEGLPVGIASTDTDTLDPIKHFVDRFTVLPPITDKTFSDFLCSFIEKADIRGLMVWYDADFPHIAAIRKRIEQLGVSVLLPSFETINICNDKRSTDTFMRKHGILVPEFFADIDEVLQKGSLPYPLIVKPYDGAGSMHVYKVKNTDELKVIRNWVPNPIAQKYIEGVHYTVDVFNDLAGKPISVVPRTRIKVRDSESLISKIEMKSNIIEIASKVASLLGEPGPMNVQLIEDENGNAYVIEVNARIGGGTDLTIQAGAPFHIWTAQLLLGMPINPEHTVQDGLIMTRYYESIFTNEV; encoded by the coding sequence ATGCAACATTTACTTATTCTAAACGCACGTAGAAGGGTATTTTTTGTAAATGCATTGAAACGTTATTTTCTAAAGGAAGGTTTACCTGTAGGAATAGCCAGTACAGATACAGATACACTAGACCCTATTAAACATTTTGTGGATCGCTTTACCGTACTTCCTCCTATTACAGACAAAACTTTTTCTGACTTCCTGTGCTCTTTTATCGAAAAAGCTGACATCAGAGGTTTGATGGTCTGGTATGATGCTGATTTTCCTCATATAGCAGCTATTCGAAAACGTATTGAACAGTTGGGCGTCTCCGTTTTGCTTCCTTCCTTTGAAACAATAAATATATGTAATGATAAGCGGAGCACAGATACATTCATGAGAAAACATGGAATACTTGTCCCAGAGTTTTTTGCAGATATCGATGAAGTTTTGCAAAAAGGCTCCCTACCCTATCCGCTAATCGTTAAACCCTATGATGGTGCTGGAAGTATGCATGTTTATAAGGTGAAAAACACGGATGAATTGAAAGTTATTCGCAACTGGGTTCCGAATCCTATTGCACAGAAATATATTGAAGGCGTTCATTATACTGTAGATGTCTTCAACGACCTAGCTGGTAAACCTATTTCTGTCGTACCAAGAACCCGCATCAAGGTTAGAGATTCAGAATCTCTTATATCCAAGATCGAGATGAAATCCAACATTATTGAGATTGCTTCAAAAGTAGCATCTTTACTGGGTGAACCAGGACCTATGAATGTACAACTTATAGAGGATGAAAATGGAAATGCGTATGTGATTGAAGTCAATGCTCGTATAGGCGGTGGAACCGATTTGACGATTCAAGCAGGAGCCCCATTCCATATCTGGACAGCACAGCTTTTGTTGGGGATGCCTATTAATCCTGAACATACTGTTCAAGATGGATTAATTATGACCCGCTATTATGAATCGATTTTTACAAATGAAGTTTAA
- a CDS encoding histidine phosphatase family protein, producing MNTNLYLVRHGQTKWNVEGRLQGRLDSSLTEIGIEQAKQLAQRINDVPFKCIYSSSASRAVETALYLKGGRSIDLVKTDSLMEMSFSKWEGRKWSEIQEMFPKALEEINNNPENYDAKESQGETLLDVQERSVPFIRDILERHVGENILVVTHSIVIKVLVNYFRGGSIKTVWEGPDTGWASVFQLCFNSDGVKIFYEGSEVC from the coding sequence TTGAATACCAATTTGTATCTTGTAAGGCACGGACAAACAAAGTGGAATGTTGAAGGACGTCTGCAAGGAAGATTAGATTCTTCTTTAACGGAAATAGGGATTGAACAGGCTAAGCAATTGGCACAAAGAATTAATGATGTTCCTTTTAAATGTATCTATTCAAGTTCAGCGAGCCGAGCAGTAGAAACTGCGCTTTATTTGAAAGGAGGTAGATCAATAGATTTAGTGAAAACAGATTCGTTGATGGAGATGAGTTTTTCTAAATGGGAAGGTAGAAAATGGTCGGAGATACAAGAGATGTTCCCTAAAGCGTTGGAAGAAATTAATAATAACCCAGAAAATTACGACGCGAAAGAATCCCAAGGTGAAACATTATTAGATGTCCAAGAAAGATCTGTTCCTTTTATTCGAGATATTTTGGAACGGCATGTTGGAGAAAATATTTTAGTAGTTACTCACTCCATTGTAATAAAGGTATTAGTCAATTATTTTCGTGGCGGGAGTATCAAGACTGTATGGGAAGGACCGGATACAGGTTGGGCAAGTGTTTTTCAGCTATGTTTTAATAGCGATGGGGTGAAAATATTTTATGAAGGTAGTGAGGTTTGTTAA
- the galU gene encoding UTP--glucose-1-phosphate uridylyltransferase GalU, whose translation MSVKKAIIPAAGLGTRFLPATKAQPKEMLPIVDKPTIQYIVEEAIASGIESIMIVTGKNKRAIEDHFDKSPELEWQLQKKEKWDLYYSIKELSNLVDIHTVRQKEPLGLGHAILCAKHFVQNEPFAVLLGDDLIVSQSPGLSQLIKAFHEEQCPVIGVQKVSWDQVNRYGIIRMLEKRSTTKLQIKDMVEKPAIENAPSNLAIVGRYVLTPDIFPILEKTPTGIGNEIQLTDALRVLCQNTSVFACQIQGNRYDVGEPMGYIQAIIEFALQRKDLYPQLKQYLLSLTETIKGIG comes from the coding sequence ATGAGCGTAAAAAAGGCAATTATTCCTGCTGCTGGGTTAGGAACACGTTTCCTCCCCGCAACAAAAGCCCAACCCAAAGAAATGCTTCCAATTGTTGATAAACCAACAATCCAGTATATCGTAGAAGAAGCCATTGCATCTGGAATAGAAAGCATCATGATTGTTACTGGTAAAAACAAAAGAGCTATTGAGGATCACTTTGACAAATCACCTGAACTAGAGTGGCAACTACAGAAGAAAGAAAAATGGGATCTATACTATTCGATTAAAGAATTATCGAATTTGGTAGACATACACACTGTGAGGCAAAAGGAGCCTTTAGGTTTAGGACATGCTATTTTATGTGCAAAACATTTTGTTCAAAATGAACCTTTTGCAGTTTTGCTAGGGGATGATTTAATTGTTTCCCAGTCACCTGGATTAAGTCAGTTGATCAAGGCTTTTCACGAAGAACAATGTCCAGTAATTGGAGTACAAAAAGTATCTTGGGATCAAGTAAATAGGTATGGCATTATTCGGATGTTGGAAAAGAGAAGTACTACCAAACTACAAATTAAAGATATGGTAGAAAAACCAGCGATAGAAAACGCTCCTTCTAACCTAGCTATTGTAGGCAGATATGTTTTGACACCTGATATCTTCCCTATATTAGAGAAAACTCCAACTGGTATAGGAAATGAAATACAGCTAACGGATGCATTGAGAGTTCTCTGTCAAAATACCTCCGTATTTGCGTGTCAAATTCAAGGGAATCGTTATGATGTAGGAGAACCGATGGGTTATATACAAGCCATTATTGAATTTGCGCTTCAACGAAAGGATTTGTATCCACAACTAAAGCAATATTTATTGTCCTTAACTGAGACAATTAAAGGTATAGGGTGA
- a CDS encoding glycosyltransferase family protein, whose amino-acid sequence MPILSIIIFFSIYGFLLVRNIICLWTVDRWLSNKSSLPTASKDSQTLFYLIIPMLNEQGLAKSTYMHFKKLVQDRPNFHVVFVTTEKEVPSAGLSHTRDMLVEIANKEPFSRVKLFHFPFTQGIMAHQLNYAVEQIRKEQPDGDFWIGIYNADSRIDGRVLDYVSGQAATVNYKNSCFQQYSWYPITRGVKAKSFIGSAALWQNRWSLTFEIPRVLFQLRFNSFLNRMPKPVKNILELLLEKMNYVIGHGLFIHAQTLQKAGSFPEDTINEDAFLGYLLNNERINIYPLPFLEEAEFAPNLDIYIRQQTTWFNGPWYAFQYFKYYLKGDSLVHPFRPKCKKDVYSISRAFILAVKLFCHSIYWLFSPLLLLIIFPASLVYFADWKVFIVWLVLTIAHLPLTHYFTRLVVTRHVQDPRKVSKASILFCIGFYFIHCLGPLRNLYRQLKGENTIHKKYKTEHQDVKI is encoded by the coding sequence ATGCCAATTTTGAGTATAATAATATTCTTTTCTATTTATGGGTTTCTGTTAGTTAGGAATATTATCTGCCTATGGACTGTAGATAGATGGCTTTCAAACAAATCCTCATTACCTACAGCATCTAAAGATTCACAAACGCTGTTTTATCTCATTATTCCCATGTTAAATGAACAAGGTCTCGCTAAATCGACCTATATGCACTTTAAGAAACTTGTACAAGATCGTCCTAACTTTCATGTAGTATTTGTGACTACAGAAAAAGAAGTTCCGTCAGCAGGGCTATCTCATACACGTGATATGCTTGTAGAAATAGCAAATAAGGAGCCCTTTTCACGTGTAAAACTATTCCATTTTCCTTTTACCCAAGGCATAATGGCTCATCAACTTAATTATGCAGTAGAACAAATTCGTAAGGAACAACCCGATGGGGACTTTTGGATTGGGATTTACAATGCCGATTCCCGTATAGATGGAAGAGTGCTTGATTACGTTTCAGGACAAGCTGCCACGGTAAATTATAAAAATAGTTGTTTCCAACAGTATAGTTGGTATCCCATTACTAGGGGAGTAAAGGCAAAATCCTTTATTGGTAGTGCTGCTCTATGGCAGAATCGTTGGAGTTTAACTTTTGAGATTCCACGTGTACTTTTTCAGCTCCGTTTTAACTCGTTTTTAAACAGGATGCCAAAGCCAGTTAAGAACATACTGGAATTGCTATTAGAGAAAATGAACTATGTTATCGGTCATGGGCTGTTTATCCATGCTCAAACGCTTCAAAAAGCTGGCAGTTTTCCAGAGGATACTATTAATGAGGATGCATTTTTGGGGTATCTGCTTAATAACGAACGTATAAACATTTATCCCCTGCCATTCTTGGAGGAGGCTGAATTTGCTCCAAATCTGGATATATATATACGTCAGCAGACCACTTGGTTTAATGGTCCTTGGTATGCTTTTCAGTACTTTAAATACTATTTGAAGGGTGATAGTTTAGTACATCCCTTCCGACCGAAATGTAAGAAGGATGTTTATAGTATATCTAGGGCATTCATATTAGCTGTAAAACTATTTTGTCATTCCATATACTGGCTTTTCTCACCGCTCCTGCTACTCATAATATTTCCTGCCTCACTTGTCTATTTTGCTGATTGGAAGGTGTTTATTGTCTGGCTTGTTCTTACTATTGCACACCTTCCGCTTACACATTACTTTACTCGCTTGGTTGTAACTCGTCATGTTCAAGATCCTCGTAAAGTATCAAAAGCTTCAATATTATTTTGTATAGGTTTCTATTTTATACACTGTTTGGGACCACTTCGTAATCTGTACCGTCAATTAAAAGGGGAGAATACAATTCACAAAAAATATAAAACGGAGCACCAAGACGTAAAAATCTAA
- a CDS encoding NAD-dependent epimerase/dehydratase family protein has product MKILVVGGAGFIGSHVVDLYINDGHDVVVVDDLSTGKIENLNPKVNFYQLDICTDEIALENLMISEKFDIINHHAAQKSVPASIEDPITDAKINIIGTLHLLRNSVEYGVKKFIFASSGGVLAGDRIPTVEKDTPLLLSPYAISKFVIEKYLEFYRNQYNLTYTVLRYANVYGPRQLPQGECGVVSIFLENLLKGKSSKIYTFPDMLEGATRDYVYVRDVAEANLLALDSGDNQIFNIGTGIEITTEYLYKLIQSLLGKDIPIVIESERAGDLKRVALDCNHAMNQLGWKPHVDIFQGLKKTINSIPFYNYDSSKALKEQKALYPEPQIKKERYQ; this is encoded by the coding sequence ATGAAAATTTTAGTTGTAGGTGGAGCAGGATTTATTGGATCTCATGTTGTTGATCTGTATATCAATGACGGACATGATGTAGTTGTTGTAGATGATTTAAGTACAGGAAAGATAGAGAATCTTAATCCAAAAGTGAACTTCTATCAATTAGATATCTGTACAGATGAAATAGCCCTAGAAAATTTAATGATATCCGAGAAGTTCGATATCATTAACCATCATGCAGCACAAAAATCAGTACCTGCATCTATTGAAGACCCTATTACTGATGCAAAGATTAACATAATAGGAACTTTGCATTTGCTAAGAAACTCTGTTGAATACGGTGTTAAAAAGTTTATTTTTGCTTCATCAGGAGGAGTGCTCGCAGGTGATAGGATTCCAACTGTGGAGAAAGATACTCCTCTACTATTATCACCATATGCTATTAGCAAGTTTGTAATAGAGAAGTATTTAGAATTCTATCGTAATCAATACAACCTAACATATACTGTTTTACGATATGCTAATGTTTATGGGCCTCGTCAACTTCCCCAAGGTGAATGTGGTGTTGTATCCATTTTTTTGGAGAATCTATTGAAAGGGAAATCATCAAAGATCTATACCTTTCCAGATATGCTTGAGGGAGCAACGCGTGATTATGTCTATGTGAGAGATGTTGCAGAGGCAAATCTATTAGCATTGGACTCAGGAGATAATCAAATCTTTAATATTGGAACTGGGATTGAAATAACTACTGAATATCTATATAAGCTTATTCAGAGTTTACTGGGTAAGGATATACCGATTGTTATAGAATCGGAAAGAGCCGGTGATTTAAAAAGGGTTGCATTAGACTGTAATCATGCGATGAATCAACTTGGGTGGAAACCTCATGTTGATATTTTTCAAGGATTAAAAAAAACTATCAATTCGATCCCTTTTTATAATTATGATTCTTCAAAGGCTCTTAAAGAACAAAAAGCACTTTACCCCGAACCTCAAATAAAAAAGGAACGTTATCAATGA
- a CDS encoding very short patch repair endonuclease, translating to MADNLNKEQRRKNMQAIRSISKLEDKITKELWNRGLRFRRNVKDLHGKPDIAIKKYRVVIFIDSCFWHGCEIHGNMPKTNSEYWKKKLQRNKERDAAVNHHYLVAGWHLLRIWEHEIKEDYKGAVDRIIEFIQRAKGE from the coding sequence ATGGCAGATAATCTTAATAAGGAACAACGACGAAAAAACATGCAGGCAATACGGTCGATTTCTAAATTAGAAGACAAAATTACCAAAGAGTTATGGAACCGAGGATTAAGATTCCGTAGAAATGTCAAGGATTTACATGGAAAACCTGACATTGCTATAAAAAAGTACAGAGTGGTTATCTTCATAGATTCATGTTTTTGGCACGGGTGTGAAATACATGGCAATATGCCGAAGACAAATTCTGAATACTGGAAAAAGAAATTACAAAGAAATAAAGAAAGGGATGCAGCAGTAAATCATCACTATTTAGTTGCGGGATGGCATTTGCTTAGGATTTGGGAACACGAAATAAAAGAGGATTATAAAGGTGCAGTTGATAGGATTATTGAATTCATTCAAAGAGCAAAAGGGGAATGA
- a CDS encoding phosphoenolpyruvate carboxykinase (ATP), which produces MTKKPERFFFHIFREIVHRVMEDKGAVVFHAGTVAFEDMGLLVLGPSGSGKTTIITALLEHTGAKYIANDRTIVLPSSLHLGTLPMPVSIGLGTIAHSKRLYNYLSLNFDSLHRPQTLTLSNLVRYKNSLEEELDNPQKLQLEPQEFAKCFNVSFKAQSQLSLIIVPQIVQRNCDFKLEKISSFEVKEILSNECYTPNDPLWVNPWVQRHSSTNDVLCSNARERISLISEKIPSVRLTYGTNINKILNSGHYSYLRDLIRDCIN; this is translated from the coding sequence ATGACAAAAAAACCGGAGCGTTTTTTCTTTCATATTTTTAGGGAAATCGTTCATCGTGTGATGGAGGATAAAGGAGCAGTTGTATTTCACGCTGGTACAGTTGCTTTTGAAGATATGGGATTGCTTGTCCTCGGACCTTCTGGAAGTGGTAAAACGACAATAATAACTGCTTTACTCGAACATACAGGTGCTAAATATATAGCCAATGACCGTACCATTGTTCTACCTTCTTCATTGCATCTGGGTACTTTACCCATGCCTGTATCAATAGGTTTAGGAACCATAGCTCATAGTAAACGCCTTTATAACTATTTGTCTCTCAATTTCGACTCATTGCACAGACCCCAAACTTTAACTCTGTCAAATCTTGTAAGGTATAAAAACTCTTTAGAGGAAGAGTTGGATAATCCACAAAAATTGCAATTGGAGCCTCAAGAATTTGCAAAATGTTTTAATGTTTCTTTTAAAGCACAGTCCCAACTTTCTTTAATCATTGTACCTCAAATAGTTCAAAGGAATTGTGATTTCAAACTGGAGAAAATATCCTCCTTTGAAGTCAAAGAAATACTGTCCAATGAATGCTATACTCCAAACGATCCGTTGTGGGTCAATCCATGGGTACAACGCCATAGTAGTACAAATGATGTTCTTTGCTCTAATGCCAGAGAGCGTATCAGTTTAATATCGGAGAAAATTCCTAGCGTCCGCCTAACCTATGGCACAAATATAAACAAAATTTTGAATAGTGGGCATTATAGTTATCTAAGAGACCTAATTCGAGATTGCATTAATTAA
- a CDS encoding AlwI family type II restriction endonuclease: MSERKIWFITRPERDPKFHRDALLALCDATDGLTIKWSGNRQAHFNYERALNDRGVKRNNVSNDGSGGRTWAAMLKTFAYIYTDEEGSLKLTKVGKKILDGEKVRDNVTKQILTLQIPNAYFLESGFRPKFESSFRIRPARFLIKLTNQEQLNYYVTKEEITYFVLTAKKDNELASVTDKILHFRNASLTDKAQIKQEIAKNFDHRERSDKGARDFEIAHGDVAHTFMLISDYTGLVEYIRGEALRVEPSDSKRVAKEIEQYDYRYPFNTRYLISLQRMAENNGLDIESYKASSYGDIKPATNKTKTANKIRELLSDYPDLDYLSHEELKEILMNEFPPKEAEKHAHDLKQVTHKALNNDFVEGYLNELDNLVFEDKTGEVFKAIGFEVEMRPKPLANVETEIEILLKYEGMQMGIIDAKNYRTKFALSASLASHMASEYLPNYDGYDSRQVSFFGYVTAADWSGEKNLEKISNLTKRAIPNRDIKGIMLSANVLLGFLDYCLDNDLSKQERVELFLKAINNRAYSTVGEFLREVKKSDLF, translated from the coding sequence ATGTCAGAGCGAAAAATTTGGTTTATTACCCGCCCGGAACGTGACCCTAAATTCCATCGTGACGCACTTCTAGCTTTATGTGACGCAACCGATGGATTGACCATCAAGTGGTCTGGTAACCGCCAAGCCCATTTTAATTACGAACGTGCTTTGAACGATCGCGGCGTTAAGCGGAATAACGTCAGTAACGATGGTTCAGGCGGAAGAACCTGGGCGGCAATGTTAAAAACTTTTGCTTATATCTATACGGATGAAGAAGGTTCCTTGAAACTCACCAAAGTAGGGAAAAAGATTCTGGACGGTGAAAAGGTTAGGGATAATGTAACAAAACAAATTCTGACCCTGCAAATTCCCAATGCTTATTTCCTTGAATCTGGCTTCCGTCCGAAGTTTGAATCAAGTTTTCGAATTCGTCCTGCCCGATTTCTAATCAAACTGACGAATCAAGAGCAGTTAAACTATTATGTCACTAAAGAGGAAATCACCTATTTCGTTTTAACTGCGAAGAAAGACAATGAATTGGCATCCGTCACGGACAAGATCCTTCATTTTAGAAACGCAAGCCTGACGGATAAAGCACAGATAAAACAAGAAATCGCTAAAAATTTCGACCACCGCGAACGTTCCGATAAGGGCGCAAGAGATTTTGAAATCGCACATGGGGATGTAGCCCACACGTTCATGTTGATTAGTGATTATACTGGACTTGTCGAATACATACGCGGTGAAGCCCTTCGTGTTGAACCGTCGGATTCCAAGCGGGTCGCCAAAGAAATCGAACAGTATGATTATAGGTATCCCTTTAACACTCGTTATCTTATCTCACTGCAACGTATGGCGGAAAATAATGGTTTGGATATTGAAAGCTATAAGGCTAGCAGTTACGGTGATATTAAGCCTGCAACTAATAAAACGAAAACTGCAAATAAAATTCGTGAATTGCTTTCGGATTATCCCGATTTAGATTATTTGTCGCATGAGGAATTGAAGGAAATTCTCATGAATGAATTCCCGCCAAAAGAAGCAGAAAAACACGCACACGACTTGAAACAAGTCACTCATAAAGCACTTAACAACGACTTTGTTGAAGGGTATTTGAACGAACTAGATAACCTTGTTTTTGAAGATAAGACAGGTGAAGTTTTCAAGGCAATCGGCTTTGAAGTTGAAATGCGACCTAAACCGCTTGCAAACGTTGAAACTGAAATCGAAATTCTTCTAAAATACGAAGGCATGCAAATGGGAATCATTGACGCTAAGAACTATCGTACAAAATTCGCTTTATCAGCTTCGTTGGCTTCGCATATGGCGTCGGAATATTTACCAAATTATGACGGATACGACAGCCGACAAGTATCGTTCTTCGGATATGTTACCGCGGCGGATTGGAGCGGTGAAAAGAACCTTGAAAAAATAAGTAATCTTACAAAACGTGCTATCCCCAACCGTGACATTAAGGGGATAATGCTAAGTGCAAATGTTTTACTTGGCTTCTTGGATTATTGCCTAGATAATGACCTATCCAAGCAAGAACGAGTTGAATTATTTTTGAAGGCAATCAATAACCGTGCGTACTCGACCGTTGGCGAATTTTTGCGTGAGGTTAAAAAGAGCGACCTGTTTTAG
- a CDS encoding DNA cytosine methyltransferase: MIFKKGEFFNGPGGLALGAKMVRVVDKDGVEYKVEHEWANDIDESACRTFIHNICPDRPQSVINKDVRELDIETLGEIDAFTFGFPCNDYSIVGEKKGLEGNYGPLYTYGVKVLRTFQPKWFVAENVSGLQSANDGQAFNMIMRDLKESGYKVIPHLYKFQDYGIPQTRHRIIIVGIRNDINKEFRVPAPTHGEGRLPYKTVKQALTEPPISADALNNELTRHTKKVIEFLNHIPAGQNAWFEGIPQHLRLNVKGAKMSQIYRRLHPDQPSYTVTGSGGGGTHMYHWSEPRALTNRERARIQTFPDDYVFLGGKEKVRQQIGMAVPPEGAKIIIEAILKTFAGIEYESIDPKWNVDDFDQTNLN, translated from the coding sequence ATGATTTTCAAAAAAGGTGAATTTTTTAACGGCCCCGGCGGTCTTGCATTAGGAGCAAAGATGGTCAGGGTTGTTGATAAAGACGGTGTTGAATATAAGGTCGAACATGAATGGGCTAATGACATAGATGAATCTGCATGTCGTACGTTCATTCACAACATTTGTCCTGACCGACCTCAATCAGTAATAAATAAGGATGTTCGTGAACTAGATATTGAAACTCTTGGAGAAATCGACGCTTTTACGTTTGGATTTCCTTGTAATGATTATAGTATTGTCGGCGAGAAAAAAGGACTGGAAGGCAATTATGGTCCATTATATACATATGGAGTGAAGGTATTAAGAACGTTTCAACCGAAATGGTTTGTTGCAGAAAATGTGTCTGGTCTTCAAAGCGCAAATGATGGACAGGCTTTCAATATGATTATGAGAGACTTAAAGGAATCAGGGTATAAAGTTATACCGCATTTATATAAATTTCAAGATTATGGTATTCCTCAAACTAGACATAGAATTATTATTGTCGGAATCAGAAATGATATAAATAAAGAGTTTAGAGTTCCTGCACCTACGCACGGAGAAGGCAGATTGCCTTATAAAACGGTAAAACAAGCATTAACAGAACCGCCGATTTCTGCTGATGCACTGAATAACGAATTAACGCGACATACTAAGAAAGTAATTGAATTCTTAAATCATATTCCTGCGGGTCAAAATGCGTGGTTTGAAGGAATCCCACAACATTTAAGATTAAACGTCAAAGGCGCAAAAATGAGCCAGATATATAGACGTTTACACCCAGACCAACCGTCTTATACTGTTACTGGCAGCGGTGGTGGCGGTACACATATGTATCATTGGAGTGAACCACGCGCTTTGACAAACAGGGAACGTGCGCGGATTCAAACATTCCCGGATGATTATGTTTTTCTCGGCGGGAAGGAAAAAGTCAGACAGCAAATCGGTATGGCTGTTCCACCAGAAGGTGCGAAAATTATTATTGAAGCAATACTGAAAACTTTTGCGGGAATTGAATATGAAAGCATTGATCCAAAGTGGAATGTTGATGACTTTGACCAGACCAACTTGAATTAA
- a CDS encoding SDR family NAD(P)-dependent oxidoreductase: MIQYKEVELPILSIVTGAAGELGQDVCRRLLDEGHNVLAILRPGGRKLREFNLPVPVTSIEIDFSNTPSLEDLKAAIESSVRLDRFKKINIVHTAGSFSKEKLPCSQSHLDMWQRMFNIHCVSLYGLVNVLLPYLSKIRQGCIVGVSSNLVSRVNMGTTAYIASKAALEATIKQLAYELGYLNIRCNCIAPGYFPSGLSEGLSKEKQNDLVNNTPLRRIATIEDIGNAILGLLSDHTGWVTGQIITVDGGNTIGF, from the coding sequence ATGATTCAATATAAAGAAGTAGAGTTGCCTATTCTTTCTATTGTAACAGGAGCGGCAGGGGAACTGGGACAGGATGTATGCAGACGTCTATTAGATGAAGGTCATAATGTACTGGCCATTTTAAGACCAGGAGGAAGAAAGCTGAGAGAATTTAATTTGCCAGTACCAGTTACTTCTATCGAAATAGACTTTTCAAACACTCCATCATTAGAGGACTTGAAAGCTGCTATAGAGTCAAGTGTAAGACTTGACCGGTTTAAAAAGATTAATATCGTCCATACAGCAGGTTCTTTCAGTAAGGAAAAACTACCGTGTTCGCAGTCGCATTTGGATATGTGGCAAAGAATGTTTAATATTCACTGTGTGTCGTTATATGGGCTTGTCAACGTTCTTCTGCCTTATTTATCGAAGATAAGACAAGGTTGTATTGTAGGGGTTTCAAGTAATCTAGTAAGTCGGGTTAACATGGGGACTACAGCATATATTGCAAGTAAAGCGGCACTGGAGGCAACTATAAAGCAGCTTGCCTATGAACTAGGTTACTTGAATATTCGGTGTAATTGTATAGCACCAGGTTATTTTCCAAGCGGCTTGAGTGAAGGTTTGAGTAAAGAAAAACAAAATGATTTAGTAAACAATACTCCTCTTCGTCGTATTGCAACCATTGAAGATATCGGGAATGCCATTTTAGGACTATTGAGTGATCACACTGGTTGGGTTACGGGTCAAATTATAACTGTAGATGGAGGGAATACAATTGGATTCTAG
- a CDS encoding radical SAM/SPASM domain-containing protein produces the protein MDSSYSKSNQKELLNCGTFPKYVEFQINSRCNANCTICPYEEMAKKYPAMIMPDEGIEKIISECDAHKSEIIRMIPYLNSEPTLDKRFIDVLRRIKSGGHFVEVSTNMSGKTKEKMEAIVKEKLIDDFKISFFGGTEELYKQLMPNLNFHKVVASINAFLEINQANGNPIDVEIIVVLGPWIDMEENMNHIRRLFPNVRIHPYGFLDRAGSVKGHSNSKRLQDEESLRTHSLAGCKLKRPFERTCIMANGDVILCSQDWDREEVVGNVFETSIKEVWNGVGFQEARQRVIGQLETPNSYICKRCKLALLSSKESGEEKVEMNFLGDRYLTDKDEKLIK, from the coding sequence TTGGATTCTAGTTATTCAAAATCAAATCAAAAAGAGCTTTTAAACTGCGGCACCTTTCCAAAATATGTTGAATTCCAAATAAACTCACGTTGCAATGCCAATTGTACTATTTGTCCATATGAGGAAATGGCAAAAAAATATCCAGCCATGATTATGCCTGATGAAGGCATCGAAAAGATTATCAGTGAGTGTGATGCACACAAGTCAGAGATTATTAGAATGATTCCGTACCTTAATAGTGAGCCTACATTGGATAAACGTTTTATTGATGTGTTGAGGAGAATAAAATCAGGTGGTCACTTTGTAGAAGTTTCTACTAACATGTCAGGAAAGACAAAAGAGAAAATGGAGGCTATCGTAAAAGAGAAGTTAATTGATGACTTTAAAATAAGCTTTTTTGGCGGGACGGAAGAATTATACAAGCAGTTAATGCCAAACCTTAATTTTCATAAGGTCGTTGCTTCTATAAATGCTTTTTTGGAAATTAATCAAGCAAATGGGAATCCAATAGATGTAGAAATAATTGTAGTACTTGGACCATGGATTGATATGGAAGAAAATATGAATCATATTCGCAGACTCTTTCCAAATGTACGAATTCATCCGTATGGATTTCTGGATCGTGCGGGTAGCGTAAAGGGACATTCCAATAGCAAACGGTTGCAGGATGAAGAGAGTCTTCGGACACATTCTCTAGCGGGATGTAAGCTTAAGAGACCTTTTGAACGTACCTGCATAATGGCAAACGGAGATGTCATTCTCTGCTCTCAGGATTGGGATCGCGAAGAAGTTGTAGGCAATGTCTTTGAAACAAGCATTAAAGAAGTTTGGAATGGTGTAGGGTTCCAAGAGGCACGTCAGCGTGTGATAGGGCAATTGGAAACTCCTAATAGTTATATATGTAAAAGATGTAAGCTTGCCCTTCTCAGTTCTAAGGAATCAGGGGAAGAGAAAGTGGAAATGAACTTCCTTGGAGACCGTTATCTTACTGATAAAGATGAAAAACTTATCAAATAA